One stretch of Candidatus Polarisedimenticolia bacterium DNA includes these proteins:
- a CDS encoding DUF6531 domain-containing protein — protein sequence MIRRLLLPVLLLVFSFTRIEAGRSRCDLGGTCAAEQPLPDFGPDLNPDVPPGGGPPVFYLRDQEPYRNPDKGPLGVILSTGEFQLSVTDLEIPGRGFPFRLTRTYRSRKDGEKSLLGYNWTLNLDEYLTPGVFTADGHTYPAVQWKLGNGFSDVWVGYPGETGYRPFQGFFGKLRTLGPGQGYQIRTPDGTVKTFGRQVVDHDGHLIWMLTRIEDRAGNAMTLQISPAGVVGSVTDTLGRAIHLSYTPEGRLASVTDFAGRTVIYAYDARGDLVSVRSPVVVGTPNGNDFPAGKTTSYRYLGSAGCAEEALRHNLQAITDARGQTFLVNAYTSIADPLCGTPGLPADTVASQEYGGGVPAPRIQYSYGPVPAGSLPDANVVTTEATVIDRAGNVQIHRFNPQGNPLSIEYHTNRGVRSFAGGIDEPDYIVRNLYVVDDHGNQPMLVSRRTSSGGLTIDPDGSLTPYAEGVTEEYVYYDQQGLSAHPDVFRKGNVERIIRTPGSRGAPAGQTQQVTEFEYEPLFNQPVRIRDPRGHATRMTYDFQERAYADLIAGALPAAIDTTWWSNGEISAWMSLPGNSSLGDVNGDGSVYSRRGSLLRSEEEGAVLAADGAPSGPIATRMRYNPFGLLTVQVDAEGSETHLEYFPERDPDGDGAVSPPPPDGRSLGAAIGSNGGGYLRSKLLDATPSPPRTSPVPANVLLAFTYDRAGNVTSSTDGRGIRTDFSVNALNQVVQIRHAAAVPPGLIAFGYLEQLDFDANNNLSRHRIEQRDDPGQAPGQGRWITTEAAYDALDHKTRETVTTGDAIPLTLSTRFEYDPNGNLVKTVSPAGSVVLRRYDERDLLFQEAALKQCVEPSAVSSICNSFDPLIDSVTQIDYDGSGEIIQAADPEGHVSRSAYDGYGRKVAAFDPAYQKTTFEYDAGDNLLTRVFYGTLGGATPSPSGPPPSSYPELARQNNYLDELGRLRRTDRRFFRYLGAALIPLATDGNAGLITVPPGDPLPAAGDGWVTSLVFYDRLGRTVRAVDDKGHASEMRYDGLGRKIRVLMAAATPFVFDPTHPDDGRNSVEYAYDAGNNLIETTETEYGADRAGGTPRLLPPQQHLSRYKFDALDRRIEARLVGRVGAPAVDLVSTVLYDSRGNAIQQTDAAGGRTKLFFDGLGRLTRTESGYLWNGTTETIPSNLINAANPDGRITTRYTYDLNGLMTSVQDDNSRLTTYGYDALDRRVRITYPDGSTRLTGFDRDSLAISDEQRNPQGYRLSVATSYDGLHRPTLKEVDSSAAPWVKGTSSQAFQYDGLGRITLARDDAGPADGFIDSEVSLAYDSLGNLLREMQIWRSNESGALATGVNLVNSVYDGTGFRTQVTYPGGRTVSFLPDELNRPERIVDSYTGTTTYDFLGAGRLLNRIGPNGTRLTLLSGPSDSVGQGYDDARRVIDFASKLDSTGQDLVRYAYGYDPAGNRTFERRIHEPSGSGWKGESFSYDAAYRLISRREGILAESGSPLGAAASTQEYTLDGAGNWRSRKENASTYSHSVNSLNQYTRFNGPSGARSLYYNFLGNLESESISPDESRQYGYDFLNRLVTVLGGFYSETRYRYDALGRRISKSVNGHPTRFVYDGDRLIEERDERNSLTASYLFGAGSDEVLSRRRFTAGLSSDLFYHSNALGSVTAVTDSFGQ from the coding sequence ATGATCCGTCGCCTGCTGCTGCCGGTTCTCCTGCTCGTCTTCTCCTTCACCCGGATCGAGGCGGGGCGCAGCCGCTGCGACCTGGGCGGCACCTGCGCCGCCGAGCAGCCGCTGCCCGATTTCGGCCCCGACCTGAACCCCGACGTTCCTCCGGGGGGCGGGCCCCCCGTTTTCTACCTGCGGGACCAGGAGCCTTATCGAAACCCCGACAAGGGGCCGCTGGGAGTCATTCTCTCCACCGGCGAATTCCAGCTGAGCGTCACCGATCTGGAGATTCCGGGAAGAGGCTTTCCTTTCCGGCTGACGCGCACCTACCGCAGCCGCAAGGACGGGGAGAAGAGCCTGCTCGGATACAACTGGACGCTGAACCTCGACGAGTACCTCACTCCGGGAGTGTTCACGGCCGACGGTCACACCTACCCCGCGGTTCAGTGGAAGCTGGGGAACGGCTTCAGCGACGTCTGGGTGGGCTATCCGGGCGAGACGGGGTACCGCCCCTTCCAGGGGTTCTTCGGAAAGCTCCGCACGCTGGGGCCGGGCCAGGGATACCAGATCCGCACCCCGGACGGCACGGTGAAGACTTTCGGACGGCAGGTCGTCGACCATGACGGTCATCTGATCTGGATGCTCACCCGGATCGAGGACCGCGCCGGCAATGCCATGACGCTGCAGATCTCCCCCGCCGGCGTCGTCGGCTCGGTGACCGACACGCTCGGGCGTGCCATCCATCTCAGCTACACGCCGGAGGGGAGGCTCGCGAGCGTCACCGACTTCGCGGGACGGACCGTCATCTATGCCTACGACGCTCGCGGCGACCTCGTCAGCGTACGATCGCCCGTTGTCGTGGGGACTCCGAACGGCAATGACTTCCCGGCCGGCAAGACCACGAGCTACCGCTACCTCGGATCCGCCGGCTGCGCCGAGGAGGCGCTGCGCCACAACCTCCAGGCGATCACCGATGCCCGCGGCCAGACCTTCCTGGTGAACGCCTACACCTCGATCGCCGATCCGCTGTGCGGCACGCCCGGACTTCCCGCCGATACCGTGGCTTCCCAGGAATATGGCGGAGGAGTGCCGGCCCCGCGCATCCAGTACTCCTACGGGCCGGTCCCCGCCGGGTCACTCCCCGATGCCAACGTGGTCACCACCGAGGCCACCGTGATCGACCGGGCCGGGAACGTGCAGATCCACCGCTTCAATCCGCAGGGAAACCCTCTGAGCATCGAATACCACACGAACCGGGGGGTGCGCAGCTTCGCGGGAGGAATCGATGAGCCCGACTACATCGTGCGCAACCTCTACGTGGTCGACGACCACGGCAACCAGCCGATGCTGGTCTCGCGGCGGACCTCCTCGGGCGGGCTGACTATCGACCCGGACGGCTCGTTGACCCCCTATGCAGAAGGAGTGACGGAAGAATACGTCTATTACGATCAGCAGGGGCTTTCGGCGCATCCCGACGTCTTCAGGAAGGGAAATGTGGAGCGCATCATCCGCACCCCGGGATCGCGCGGAGCGCCGGCAGGACAGACGCAGCAGGTCACCGAATTCGAGTACGAGCCGCTGTTCAACCAGCCGGTCCGGATCCGCGATCCCCGCGGACATGCGACCCGGATGACCTACGACTTCCAGGAGCGCGCCTACGCCGATCTCATCGCCGGAGCTCTTCCGGCGGCGATCGATACGACCTGGTGGTCGAATGGCGAGATCTCGGCCTGGATGAGCCTGCCCGGCAACTCTTCCCTGGGCGACGTCAACGGCGACGGCAGCGTTTACAGCCGTCGCGGCAGCCTGCTGCGGTCCGAGGAAGAAGGCGCGGTCCTGGCGGCGGACGGTGCGCCCAGCGGACCGATCGCCACACGGATGCGCTACAACCCTTTCGGCCTGCTCACGGTCCAGGTGGATGCGGAGGGGAGCGAGACGCACCTGGAATACTTCCCGGAGCGCGATCCCGATGGCGACGGCGCTGTCTCGCCGCCGCCTCCCGACGGGCGCTCGCTCGGGGCGGCCATCGGGAGCAATGGCGGAGGCTATCTCAGGTCGAAGCTGCTCGATGCGACGCCGTCGCCGCCGCGGACCTCTCCGGTCCCGGCGAATGTCCTCCTCGCGTTCACCTACGATCGCGCCGGCAACGTCACGAGCTCCACCGATGGCCGGGGAATACGGACCGACTTCAGCGTCAATGCCCTCAACCAGGTCGTGCAGATACGGCACGCTGCCGCCGTGCCGCCGGGACTGATCGCCTTCGGCTACCTCGAGCAGCTCGACTTCGACGCCAACAACAACTTGTCGCGCCACCGCATCGAGCAACGCGACGATCCCGGCCAGGCGCCGGGGCAGGGCCGCTGGATCACGACCGAGGCGGCTTACGACGCTCTCGACCACAAGACCCGGGAGACGGTCACCACCGGCGACGCCATTCCCCTGACCCTCTCCACGCGCTTCGAATACGATCCGAACGGCAACCTCGTCAAGACGGTCTCCCCCGCCGGCAGCGTGGTCCTGCGGCGCTACGACGAGCGCGATCTCCTGTTCCAGGAGGCGGCGCTCAAGCAGTGCGTCGAGCCGAGTGCCGTCTCCTCGATCTGCAACAGCTTCGATCCCTTGATCGATTCCGTCACGCAGATCGACTACGACGGCTCGGGGGAAATCATCCAGGCCGCGGATCCCGAAGGGCACGTCTCCCGCAGCGCCTATGACGGCTACGGCAGAAAAGTCGCCGCCTTCGATCCGGCCTATCAGAAGACCACCTTCGAGTATGACGCTGGAGACAACCTGCTGACCCGCGTCTTCTACGGGACGCTCGGAGGAGCCACTCCGTCTCCCTCCGGCCCGCCGCCATCCAGCTATCCCGAGCTGGCCCGCCAGAACAATTACCTCGACGAGCTGGGGCGGTTGCGCCGCACGGATCGCCGCTTCTTCCGCTACCTGGGGGCGGCGCTCATCCCCCTGGCGACCGACGGTAACGCCGGACTGATCACCGTCCCGCCCGGGGATCCCCTGCCGGCGGCGGGCGACGGCTGGGTCACCAGCCTCGTCTTTTACGACCGTCTCGGCAGGACCGTGCGTGCCGTGGATGACAAGGGGCACGCGTCCGAGATGCGCTATGACGGACTGGGAAGGAAGATCAGGGTCCTCATGGCCGCTGCCACTCCTTTCGTCTTCGACCCGACGCATCCGGACGACGGCCGCAACTCGGTCGAATATGCCTACGATGCAGGCAACAACCTCATCGAGACGACCGAGACCGAATATGGCGCCGATCGGGCGGGCGGGACGCCTCGGCTCCTGCCGCCGCAGCAGCATCTCAGCCGTTACAAGTTCGACGCCTTGGATCGCCGGATCGAGGCCCGCCTCGTCGGGCGCGTGGGAGCCCCCGCGGTCGATCTCGTCTCGACCGTCCTCTACGACAGCCGCGGCAACGCCATCCAGCAGACCGATGCCGCCGGCGGCAGGACCAAGCTTTTCTTCGACGGCCTCGGCCGCCTGACGCGGACCGAGAGCGGCTACCTCTGGAACGGCACCACGGAAACCATTCCGTCCAACCTGATCAACGCCGCGAATCCCGACGGCAGGATCACCACGCGCTACACCTACGATCTGAACGGCCTGATGACCTCGGTCCAGGACGACAACAGCCGGCTCACGACCTACGGATACGACGCCTTGGACCGTCGGGTGCGGATTACCTATCCCGACGGCAGCACCCGACTGACGGGCTTCGATCGCGACTCTCTGGCCATCTCGGACGAGCAGCGCAACCCGCAGGGGTACCGGCTGTCGGTGGCCACTTCCTACGATGGCCTGCATCGACCCACCCTGAAGGAGGTGGACAGCTCGGCGGCGCCCTGGGTGAAGGGGACCAGCAGCCAGGCGTTCCAGTACGACGGGCTGGGGCGGATCACGCTGGCGCGCGACGATGCCGGCCCGGCGGACGGCTTCATCGATTCGGAGGTATCGCTGGCTTACGATTCGCTAGGAAATCTCCTGCGTGAGATGCAGATTTGGCGCAGCAACGAGTCGGGAGCGCTGGCCACAGGAGTGAATCTGGTCAATTCGGTCTATGATGGCACCGGCTTCCGGACCCAGGTGACCTATCCCGGCGGGAGGACCGTGAGCTTCCTGCCGGACGAGCTGAACCGCCCGGAGCGCATCGTGGACAGCTATACCGGGACCACGACCTATGATTTCCTCGGGGCCGGCCGTCTCCTGAACCGCATCGGCCCGAACGGCACGCGTCTGACGCTGCTCTCCGGTCCCTCGGACAGCGTCGGGCAAGGGTACGACGACGCGCGCCGGGTCATCGATTTCGCCAGCAAGCTCGACTCCACGGGACAGGACCTCGTCCGCTACGCCTATGGGTACGATCCCGCCGGGAACCGCACCTTCGAGCGCCGCATCCACGAGCCGTCCGGCTCCGGCTGGAAAGGAGAGTCGTTCTCTTACGATGCCGCTTACCGGCTGATCTCACGCCGGGAAGGAATCCTGGCCGAGTCGGGATCTCCCCTCGGCGCCGCTGCCTCCACTCAGGAATACACGCTCGACGGTGCCGGGAACTGGCGCTCCCGCAAGGAGAACGCGTCGACCTACAGCCACTCGGTCAATTCCCTGAACCAGTACACCCGGTTCAATGGCCCCTCGGGCGCGCGCTCCCTCTACTACAATTTCCTGGGGAACCTGGAGTCGGAGTCGATCTCGCCGGATGAGAGCCGGCAGTACGGCTATGACTTCCTCAATCGCCTCGTGACCGTCCTGGGCGGCTTCTACAGCGAGACCCGTTATCGCTACGACGCGCTGGGTCGCCGCATCTCGAAGAGCGTGAACGGCCATCCGACCCGCTTCGTCTACGATGGTGACCGGTTGATCGAGGAGCGGGACGAACGGAACAGCCTGACCGCCAGCTACCTGTTCGGTGCAGGGAGTGACGAAGTCCTCTCGCGGCGGCGGTTCACGGCAGGGTTGTCCTCCGACCTCTTCTATCATTCGAACGCGCTGGGGTCGGTCACGGCCGTGACCGACAGCTTCGGACAGG
- a CDS encoding alpha/beta hydrolase: protein MRKMRRLLLILAVSTVAAAAAAFGIGSWILMPASGPWKGTAAPSGSREVSFTASDGVVLKGWWWPAGDRADAVLLLHDLGANRLEMMPRASWLHDAGYGVLLFDFRGCGESSGRMSGGFAERLDVASALSFLKEHAAGVVLQGKGAGASAAVMAVDDWQGVRAAVLEQMPDRFDTSVRAKVRARTGPLASLLSPLVLMQVRPRLGFTPSELAPVERLGRARCPVLLGYGALDETIPASSMSALFHAGPYPTTLWILQKAGREDLFEFDPAAYKKKVAEFLAPIESPGKEGS, encoded by the coding sequence GTGAGGAAGATGCGACGGCTGCTCCTGATCCTGGCCGTATCGACGGTTGCCGCAGCGGCGGCGGCTTTTGGGATCGGCTCCTGGATCTTGATGCCCGCGTCCGGCCCATGGAAGGGGACGGCGGCACCCTCCGGCTCCCGGGAAGTCAGCTTCACGGCCTCGGACGGCGTCGTGTTGAAGGGCTGGTGGTGGCCGGCGGGGGATCGCGCCGACGCGGTCCTGCTGCTGCACGACCTCGGCGCCAATCGACTCGAGATGATGCCGCGCGCGAGCTGGCTGCACGACGCAGGCTACGGGGTGCTCCTGTTCGACTTTCGCGGCTGTGGCGAGAGCTCCGGGCGGATGAGCGGCGGCTTTGCCGAGCGCCTGGACGTGGCGTCGGCACTGTCGTTCCTCAAGGAGCACGCGGCAGGAGTGGTCCTTCAGGGAAAGGGCGCGGGGGCGTCGGCGGCGGTGATGGCGGTGGATGACTGGCAGGGGGTGCGCGCGGCGGTGCTCGAGCAGATGCCGGATCGCTTCGATACCTCGGTGCGTGCGAAGGTGCGCGCGCGCACCGGCCCCCTCGCGTCGCTGCTCTCTCCGCTGGTGCTGATGCAGGTCCGGCCGCGCCTCGGGTTCACACCGTCGGAGCTGGCGCCGGTGGAGCGGCTGGGCCGCGCGCGCTGCCCGGTCCTCCTGGGATACGGCGCTCTCGACGAGACGATTCCTGCCTCCAGCATGTCGGCACTGTTCCACGCCGGCCCCTACCCGACCACCTTGTGGATCCTGCAAAAGGCCGGGCGCGAGGATCTCTTCGAGTTCGATCCAGCCGCATACAAGAAGAAGGTCGCTGAGTTCCTCGCTCCGATCGAAAGCCCAGGGAAGGAAGGGTCATGA
- a CDS encoding FAD-dependent oxidoreductase, with amino-acid sequence MSKSIIAGGGIFGVTAARELRARGWDVLLVDPGPLPHPLAASTDISKVVRLAYGSDETYTEMMEEALSIWRDWNGRWMEPLFHETGVLSLTRQPMRPGGFEHESFRVLEARGKQPERLAPADLRRRFPAWKAQTYTDGFYQREGGYAESGRVVTRLAEMARVEGVEIRPETTLRELSESGGRITGLIAGNGEKLAADRVVVAAGAWTPKLLPRLAGSLRATAHPIYHFRPPSRRLYLEGLFPVFTADISNTGWYGFPMNRDGIVKIANHGMGEERDPAGPRDPDPAQALSQEASLRRFLEETFPTLAPLPIAERRTCFYCDTRDEHFWIDQDPDAAGLVVASGDSGHAFKFAPLLGRLIADVVEDRPSPLRHRFRWRSNDGADRGQEESRHHL; translated from the coding sequence ATGAGCAAGAGCATCATCGCGGGAGGCGGGATCTTCGGCGTGACCGCGGCGCGCGAGCTGCGAGCCCGCGGCTGGGATGTCCTGCTCGTGGATCCGGGACCGCTGCCGCATCCTCTGGCCGCCTCGACCGACATCAGCAAGGTAGTGCGCCTGGCCTACGGAAGCGATGAGACCTACACGGAGATGATGGAGGAGGCGCTGTCGATCTGGAGGGATTGGAACGGCCGCTGGATGGAGCCCCTGTTCCACGAGACGGGAGTCCTGTCCCTGACCCGCCAGCCGATGCGGCCGGGAGGCTTCGAGCACGAGAGCTTCCGGGTCCTGGAGGCGCGCGGCAAGCAGCCCGAAAGGCTGGCGCCGGCCGATCTCCGTCGGCGGTTCCCCGCCTGGAAAGCGCAGACCTACACCGATGGCTTCTACCAGCGCGAGGGCGGCTATGCGGAGAGCGGCCGTGTGGTGACGCGGCTTGCCGAGATGGCGCGCGTGGAAGGGGTGGAAATCCGGCCGGAGACGACCCTGCGCGAGCTCTCCGAATCAGGCGGCCGCATCACCGGATTGATTGCCGGCAACGGCGAGAAGCTCGCGGCGGATCGGGTCGTCGTCGCCGCCGGAGCCTGGACGCCGAAGCTCCTGCCCCGGTTGGCCGGATCGCTGCGGGCCACGGCCCATCCCATCTACCACTTCCGTCCCCCCAGCCGCCGTCTCTATCTCGAGGGCTTGTTTCCGGTTTTCACCGCCGACATCTCGAACACGGGATGGTACGGCTTCCCGATGAATCGGGACGGGATCGTCAAGATCGCCAATCATGGAATGGGGGAGGAGAGAGACCCCGCCGGACCTCGCGATCCGGACCCGGCTCAGGCCCTATCGCAGGAAGCTTCGCTGCGCCGCTTCCTCGAGGAGACTTTCCCGACGCTGGCGCCGCTGCCGATCGCCGAGCGCAGGACCTGCTTCTACTGCGACACGCGCGACGAGCATTTCTGGATCGATCAGGATCCGGATGCGGCAGGTCTCGTGGTGGCTTCGGGCGACAGCGGACACGCCTTCAAGTTCGCCCCGCTGCTGGGACGGCTCATCGCGGACGTCGTGGAAGATCGTCCTTCGCCACTGCGCCACCGCTTTCGCTGGCGTTCGAACGATGGCGCCGACCGGGGCCAGGAAGAATCCCGCCACCACCTGTGA
- the msrB gene encoding peptide-methionine (R)-S-oxide reductase MsrB, with protein MNRRAFIKYGLAAGAGLLALPIVTPSKEDKPMHQDPTALPGGKLEKSKQEWKKILPQERYAVLFDEKTERAFTSPLNDEKRTGMFLCAACLMPLFSSRDKFDSGTGWPSFTQSLPGRLGTKTDYFLILPRTEYHCARCGGHQGHVFDDGPRPTGKRFCNNGVALEFVPEGTALPELRR; from the coding sequence ATGAACCGGCGTGCTTTCATCAAATACGGCCTGGCCGCGGGAGCCGGGCTCCTGGCCCTGCCGATTGTCACGCCGTCCAAGGAGGACAAGCCGATGCATCAGGATCCCACCGCGCTTCCGGGCGGCAAGCTGGAAAAATCGAAGCAGGAGTGGAAGAAGATCCTTCCCCAGGAGCGCTACGCGGTGCTGTTCGACGAGAAGACCGAGCGGGCCTTCACCAGCCCGCTGAACGACGAGAAGCGGACCGGAATGTTTCTGTGTGCCGCCTGTCTCATGCCGCTGTTCAGCTCGCGCGACAAGTTCGACAGCGGCACCGGCTGGCCCAGCTTCACGCAGTCGCTGCCGGGAAGGCTGGGGACCAAGACCGATTATTTCCTGATCCTGCCGCGCACCGAGTATCACTGCGCCCGGTGCGGCGGCCATCAGGGCCACGTCTTCGACGACGGCCCGCGCCCCACCGGCAAGCGCTTCTGCAACAATGGCGTGGCGCTCGAGTTCGTGCCGGAGGGGACCGCGCTTCCCGAGCTGAGGCGGTGA